The DNA region gggatgggggcgggtgCCAGGGCCGGGAATAGAGAAgaaggtgggggacagaggggggccaggggtggggagaagaggggaaggtggaggacgGGGGTTGGGGTGCCAGGGGCGgggagaagaggggaaggtggaggacgGGGGTTGGGGTGCCAGGGGcggggagcagtggggaaggtgggggatgggggcgggtgCCAGGGCCGGGAATAGAGAAGAAGATGGGGGACAGaggggggccaggggtggggagaagaggggaaggtggaggacgGGGGTTGGGGTGCCAGGGGCGgggagaagaggggaaggtggaggacgGGGGTTGGGGTGCCAGGGGCGgggagaagaggggaaggtggaggacgGGGGTTGGGGTGCCAGGGGcggggagcagtggggaaggtgggggatgggggcgggtgCCAGGGCCGGGAATAGAGAAgaaggtgggggacagaggggggccaggggcggggagaagtggggaaggtggaggacgGGCAGGGGGATGCCGGGGCGGGGGAAGGCGCCGGGCGGAGGCTGGGAGCCGGCGACGGCGCTGGCGGCGGCTGAGCGACGGCGCTGCGGCTCCCGTGAGTGGCTCCGCGAAGCATCTCTCAGCTCCGGGCCAGCCCCGTCCCCTATAAGGGCTGGCGCCCAGGGGCGCAGCCGGCAGGAGCCGGGAGCCGCCGGGGACGACGCTGGGCTCGGCAGCTGGAGGCGGGCCGGGAGCGGAGGGGCCCCggcccctctcccccttcccaaGGGGCAGCGCAGCCCCCGATGCCCGGCGGCGGGGCGGAACCGCTGCCCGGCAGCGCCGCGGCGGCCAAGCCCCGGCggcgggcggaggaggctgcggCGGCGCTGCCCGGGGCCGTGCGGGCGCTGGAGCTGGCCGAGGCCCGGCGGCGGCTGCTGGAGGCGGAGGCCCGGcggcggctggtgctggagctggAGAGCCGCGTGCAGCAGCTGCACCGCGTCTTCGTGCAGGCCGAGCTGCGCATGGCCGCCCGCGCCGAGAGCCTGGCCCGCCTGGGCAGCGGCGCCGGCCAGGCCCAGATCTACCTGGCGGCCCACGGGCAGCGCCTCAAGAAGAGCCTGCGGCGCTCCCGGAAGCCGCGGCCGCCCGCCCTGCTGGCCTCGGCGCTGGGCAGCTGCGTGCCCTGGGCGGCGGGCAGGCTGCGCCGCGGCCGCGGGGCCGCGCCGGAGCCGCCCGAGTCCCCCCTCGAGAGGAGCCTGCAGGGGTCGCCGCGCACCGCCCTGCCGCCTGGGCAGCCCCCGGCCTGAGCGCAGGGGGCGGCACCCGAGCGCCCAGCCGAGGCGGCCACTGCAGCGCCCTGAGCTGGGAGCGGTGGGGGACCCCGCGCCCCCCGGGGGCCGGCTGGGAGATGGgcaggagcagcggggagggcgcCGGGGCTTGTGGAACTCTGGCCCCACCTGAGCCCGCTCGCCTGCGTCCTCGAGGGCCCCCAGGCCGGGGCGTGGCCCTGCGAACCCCGGGCTGTGATCCGAAGGGAGCAGAACAGACCCCCCGCGCCCGGCGCGGGACCAGCCCTCGTCACACCCCGGAGCTCCCCGCGTGCTGCCTCCCGGCCCAGTCCCCAGCCGTCCAAGGGGGCTTTCGGACTTCGACTGCGGGCCCTGTAGACTCATCTGCGTCTCCCCACCTCATCCGGCTGTTGGCCGCAATTCGCTGCTCTGACTCTCTGCTGCATCTAGTCCCCTTCTGGCCAGGGGTGACTGGATCCAAGAATCCTGCCTTAATTTACCCCGCACCTATCCAGCCTGGGACTTGTCCACCTGGGGACATCACCCTTGGACTGCACCAAATCTGAGATACCTACAGCTGGCTCGTAGTCTTGCAGTTTCGGACAGTGTTTCTATTCGTGGACCAGTATCCACTGAGCCTGCTTAGTGGGACAGAGACCAACCGGAGGACATTCTCATCTTCCACGATTGTAATGACCACACAGCCTCCCAGCTGGGACACCCAGGATGCCCAGCCTGCTGGGCGGTGCTTGGTCTGAACCGGTTTCCTGCCGCTTTGAATGAATGTTTCCATTTAGAAGCACTATTTCCTCACATAGGGAATCCGATTGTTACCTTCTGAGGTGCCCTGTAAGCAGGAGCTAGACTGAAATCATGATCTCATAGAAATCTGTGGGAATTTTGTGCTGACTTCCATGGGGTCGTGATTTGGCCTTAAGTTCTCCTAGAGGTTTGTACCCTCAGGGTGCAGGTTTCCCCCCAGGCAGCATGTCAGGCTAGGCATTGCCTCTCCATGACCTGTACTTGAGCTCTTCTATAGCCCACTAAGATGGGACTGAAGTGATGCATAAACTTTGCACTCGCTTGCTGCAGGGGTGACAGTCACTCAGATCTACACTTAACCAGGAGATCAGTGCTGTGGTGATTGATTTCCCCTGGACTTGATCACTTCTTAACTCTGGTACTCCATGGGAAGGAGAGCTGTAAGGGAGGGTGAGGGGGCAATTTGTCCctttgactcccccacccccaacagtaGAACCCCAGGGCAACTCTGACCTAAGGTACATCCACTGCAGGTACCCTAGTCATGGGTTGCATCTCTTAGGTCAACATTGCCCTATAGTGTAAGCCTGCCCTAGGCCATTATGCTATATTGACGCTTCTCTGTTGGAAGCCCTTCAGGGCAAAATTGTAATGAGTGCTGACAGCAAACTCCCTTGCTGGAAAGCAGTTTGCAAATATCTGGTTAGATACAAAAACCAGTGCCGTGATTCAAGCCGTGTGCAGAAACGGACACCTACAGGGgataaatagtttaaaaaaaaaatggttaagGTATGTGCACTGGGCCTCCCCCATCACTCTGGCTTCTATTGTTTACTTTGCATGTGACTCAAACTCCTTTGCCCAAAACAGCTTctcctacctttttttttttttaatttgattttttttttttaatcactgaGTTATGAAtacacaggggtgtgtgtgtgtgtgtgtgtgtgtgtgtgtgtgtgtgtgtgagagagagagaggggaacagCGGCTCTGTTGTGTAATCTATGCTGGATGGGTCAAGAGCAGCTTCTGCAGCCGGACTTGGACTGAATAACTACATGTTGCACTTTGGTGTCTTATAGTGGGCACTTTCTGGAAGTCGGCACATAAATAAATGGCTATATATTTTATTCATTGTATATAGTGTCCTGAGGGATTGCTTTAAATATGCAAAGGGGTTGGGACAGGAAAACCTGTAAAATAAGCCCCAGCAATTAAATTATAacttttattattaaatttaTGTACCCGTGCAAGCCTCTGAGTCATTTGCCCCGTCCTTTGCTAGCTGGGCTCTGCATCCCCTTGGCGTCCTTGTCACAGGAGTATTCTGACACTTAATATTTTGGATTGGTTGCACCAGAATCACAAGCATTGGACTAGGAATATCTGTACTAAGCTAGTGCCTGGGGACACACCTAGGTCTAGTCTGTGCACAACAGGCCTATATTGGGATAACTAGTTCACTGGGGGGTGCCGTGcaccctctgttttttttttttttctggccagggcagaataaattttgtgcacaccaaggcatgggtgagcatgcaccaccaatagccaTACGTGGTGCCTACTGTGGGGGGtggtgggcactctgttaatcagctgggtgatctctctctctctctcctgggcagctgcactaACGATCATCTTATAGGGAATAGGGATGGAGTATGAAAAACCCACACTCCTGGGCAGTGCAGTTACACTGACCTAAACCCCCATGCAAACAGTGCCATGTTAGTGGGAGAGCTTCTCTGGTCCACATAACTACTGCCTCTCAGGGGATGGATTAACTGCTTACAGTAAGCCAAAGCAGCGTTTTAAGTGCAGACTTGCCCGTAGTAACAGAGCCTCTCCATGCACCTTGAACGGAAGACCCAACAAACAGGCGAACCAGCCACTGTTTGTAGAGAAAGGCAGGCAGGACAGGGAACTTTCTCCTTGGCAGTAATCTTAGCATGCCACCTGCTGGGCTGTAGTGAGGTGACAGTGGATCAGACAGAGAGGTCGCTTAGGCAACTCTGACAGCATGTTGAAGAGGCTGGGGATACAGTTAGTTTTACAGGCCAATAAATGCCATTCTCCACCTGCAGGGGCCTTGTTGGAGCTGCCATTGCATAACGCTAAATGGGAAACACTTGTTGCTCCTGAGCAGTgtgctaatttttttcatccatgtgcagaacaaattttgttacatgctccAAGGCACGTGTGAATgagcaccaccactagaaacaaacACTGTCGGTGCTCTGTTTATCAGCTGGGTAGCTTCCTGAATCTCTCTtaggcagccgcccaagtgctcagcttacaagaaaCACTGCTGAACTTTCGGACCAGGATGAGCACAACTCTGAACTGTTGTCACAGGATTTGCATTAGTGAGGTTGTGCTGTAATGCAAAATTTCTTAGTGTCTGAAACCAGGTCCCCTCCCCTCCTAATCTAGTAATTACTAAGAGAGGTTAAATCTGGTCTTGGGCTGAGTGGGAAAACAGAAATGAGGAAGTagcggaggggtagctgtgttagtctggatctgtaacagcaacgaagggtcctgtggcaccttatagactaacagaaaagttttgagcataagctttcgtgagcacggtctgtgctcacgaaacctcatgctcaaaacttttctgttagtctataaggtgccacaggacccttcgttgctgttacagaaatGAGGAAGACATTTTGATCCTGGTGAAATGTTCTATACCATGTCTGAGGTAAGTGTATTTATTAGTATTAGTTGTCTGGAGAAGGTGGTAAATGACAAAGTGACAATTTCAGGAGACATGCAGGTGCGTTCATTGTGACTAGGGGAGATTGGGTGGCACAATAGCAAATGGGAAATTCCCTACTGGTAAGTGAAATGTATGACTCAGCTTTATGGCaacttttgtgtggaaaaattgTGCCTCAATTCCAAGTTCATTAAAGGCACACATATCTGCAAAGAGTttgc from Carettochelys insculpta isolate YL-2023 chromosome 24, ASM3395843v1, whole genome shotgun sequence includes:
- the TRNP1 gene encoding TMF-regulated nuclear protein 1, which produces MPGRGKAPGGGWEPATALAAAERRRCGSRAQPAGAGSRRGRRWARQLEAGRERRGPGPSPPSQGAAQPPMPGGGAEPLPGSAAAAKPRRRAEEAAAALPGAVRALELAEARRRLLEAEARRRLVLELESRVQQLHRVFVQAELRMAARAESLARLGSGAGQAQIYLAAHGQRLKKSLRRSRKPRPPALLASALGSCVPWAAGRLRRGRGAAPEPPESPLERSLQGSPRTALPPGQPPA